A window from Atribacteraceae bacterium encodes these proteins:
- a CDS encoding chorismate synthase → IPTLQKGLKTVDLAGGRETLARYERSDICAVPRALAVAEAMLAWELAVAYRERLGGDSMEEILLRHHEYGEYLEHFLERSQGDRPAEK, encoded by the coding sequence GATACCGACCCTGCAAAAAGGGCTCAAAACCGTTGATCTGGCTGGGGGGAGGGAAACCCTGGCCCGTTATGAACGCTCCGATATCTGTGCGGTGCCCCGGGCTCTGGCGGTGGCTGAAGCGATGCTGGCCTGGGAACTGGCCGTGGCATACCGGGAAAGGCTAGGAGGAGATTCGATGGAAGAAATCCTGCTTCGTCACCATGAATACGGAGAGTATCTCGAACATTTTCTGGAACGTAGCCAGGGAGATCGTCCTGCCGAGAAATGA